The genomic segment AGTGACCTCTGGCTCCTTCAGGACTTCTCAGGGAGAAGCTGGATTGAGCTGCCAACACCAAGGCCATTAAGCACGCTAATGACCCATGAAGGCTCCTGGCCCCTCCGGCCCCCGTGCCTCTCTGAGCCCACTGACCGCCTCGTGACCATGATTACTGCAATTTAACACGTCGGGCCAGGGCTTTCCCAGACAGGGTGGGGGCCCTGGGACTGCCGCTTGCCTCTTCCAGGCCCAGCCTGGGGCTGTGCACACAGCAGGCAGTTAATAAATACATGCTTGGGACCGTGCCCAGAAAGAGTCACCTTGATTTCAGGGCAGGGGAAGGGACTTGAAGTTTAGGGAGCCTTGGGCAGGGGTGCAAGGTCAAGGAGCCCAGACACAGCCAGGAGACGTGTGGCCTGCAGCCATGTTCTTGTCCTCCCGTCGCCTGCAGAGGAGGTGCTGGCTCCATGCCAGGCGGAGCCAGAGTCCTGGATCTCCTCTGCGGGGCCCAGGCTGGGGGCTCCCTGACACCTGGCCAGGCTGTGCCCTTCAGCTCCTAGGATCCTGCCCAGGGGGCTTTCGGTTGACCCCATGTAACACTTGTCTTGTGTCGTGCTCGGGGGTCAGAACACCTTCCCTGCAGACTGCGGGTTGTGGGAAAGTCCGAGGTGCCCGCCCTCCAGAGCCTGCACTCTGAACCTCAGTGCCCAGCTGGCCCCGAGGGCCCCGGGCTCTCATCTGCAGGAATGAGATTGGCAAATTCACCTCAAAAGTAGGTGCTGgtttgggaggagagggtggcacCCGGAGCCTCAGACCCATGGGCAGGTTGTTGGGCTGCTTTCTAAAATGGGCTGGACaaaggagacagaggcagaggtgtGATGTGGTTTAGCCATGTTTAATTCAACCTGCAGTGAACTCAAAGGGGCCCGAGTAGACATTCCTCTTGCTCCTTAAAACCTGAACCAAGTCGCCCCATCCTTTCAAAGGGGTGGTCTGTTGGAGGCAGGGGCTGCCCCAGCTGGAGTGGGGCCTGGGTGCTCTGCAATGTGGGTGTCATGTGCGGGGCCTGGGGCTGCAGACGGGGCCACCGGCACCCACCGTGGGCCCCAGGCAGGGGCGGGAGTTTTGAGGGCCACGCTGCCAAGAGCATCAGGGCTGCGCATGCATCCTGGGGCCCTGGGGTCGTGCAGGGGTCCCAGGGAGGGGCATGGTCTGCAGAAGCTGGAGGGGAATCAAACATAAAACAAGCCCAGTGCTGCCCACtcacccctccctgggccccctgAACCCTGAGCTGTCTCCTAAGACATAAGAAGGAGCTGTTTCCGTCACCATgacaactaaaaacaaaacaaaccgcAGCTCATCTTAAGGTATAATCTTCCAATTGCTTAGAATTAATCAGTGCAAAGTGAGGTAAAGCGCCCAGTGTCACCGGGCAGGGCGGCTGCGTCACACGAGCCTGCGCCTCTTGGAGTCCCTCTCCGCGTCCCCCTCCTGGGCGTCCGCCTCGCAGCCAAGTGGGGACACCAGGTTCAGTAGAGGGTCCTCGGAGGCCTGGCCGAAGAGCGCCAGCAGGAGGGCCACACCGAAGCCTGTGGCGCGCTCGCCCTGTGGGTGAAGATAGCGGAAAGCTGTGTGGCAGAGCCCCCCTACCCCAGCAAACCCGCCACCATGGGAGGGCTCTCGGACCAGGGCGTCTGACCCCCTGTGTACCCCCCCAGCCCCCTTCCCTGTCTTGTTCTACTTAGAGCCGGTGGAGGACGAGCTGGTGGACACAGCCCTggttctcctcccctcccccctcctcccgccTGGCTCCTCGGGAGGGAAAGGGTGAGACCAGGGCCCCTGGGCCTCCTGCCGAGGACAGGCGGGTTGGGAAGGACTGCACACAGCAGTCACACTGTTCCCAGGGATGAGGAGACCAGAGGTCAGGGGGGACCACAGCTGGCCATGTGACCCTCACACAGAATGTTTCCGATGAGctcagcctgtgctctggagccagaGAGGGGCTCTGGATGCAGGAGAGAGTGGGAGCAGCCAGAcccgcggggaggggccggcaagGGAAGCAGAGTGGCTGGCCGGCCAAGGAAGGCCTAAGGGTGGGGTGGGCAAGGGCACCCCCGTGCCCCGGACTCACGGCGTGCACAGGCGCGGCGATATCCAGGTGGACCCAGACCCCAGGCCAGTCGAAGCCAATGTGTGAGGCGATGAAGAGGCCAGCGCAGGAGCTGGGGCTGTTGTCCCTGTCCTGGGGTAGAAGGCAGTCGTGACTTTCCACCCCAGCCATGGCGGGGGTGGCCACGGTGGACACCCTGCGCCCTCCTGACCCCCATCCTCAGTGACCACCTCTCCCGGTGTCTGCAAGAAGGGGCCTGGGGTGGAGGGCCCAGCGTGGAGAGCAGCAGTGACAGTCCCCAAGGGCCTGGCAGCTGGGCTAATGGGTCTGCTTTCACCCTGGGGGCAAAGGGGAAGCCAGTCATAGACCTGATGGGCCACTTCAGAGTGGGGAGGATGCCCCAGCGCCTGCTGAATGGACATGCTGCAGGGAGACCAGTGAGAGGGCCATCCCCTCCCCTGAtttctcccctcccctgctcagAGCCCAGATCTGGGGCCTCACAGGGGGACCTAGGTCCACCCTGCTTCACACCTACCGCCACTGAGTTCTTCATGTCGGCCACAGCCGAGGTGAACTCGCTGAAGTGCAGCTCTGGGCAGTAGACCAGCGGGTGCACCAGGTCCCCGCACTGCCGCCCGGCCTTCACGCAGGCCGCCTCCCACTCGGCGCTGTTGGTGAGCACAGCTGCGTGGTACTTGCCTGTGGCAATGCCCTGGGGATGCGGGAGAGATGTAGAGAGCATCACGTGATGGGTTGGGGGACACCGAGGACAGAAGAGAGGCCAACAGAAAGCAAGTCAGAGAGAGAGGCCGAGAAAGAGGGCCTGAGCACCGCCCCATGGGGGCCCTGTGCTAACGTTCCCTCCAGGGTCCATGGGCCCTGCGCGCCTGCACCCTCACAGACAAGCTCTGACCTGGTGACGAAGCAGAAGGGACAGTGGGGCCCACCTGAGCTCCGGTCAGCGTGGCCATGTCCAGGATAATGTCGGCGCCCAGGTCCTTGCAGGCGTAGGACACGCCATCTGCCAGCACCAGCCTGCCCTCGGCATCCGTGTTGTTGATTTCCACAGTCCTGGGGACAGCAGACACCCCACTTAGAGCCCCTCCTCCCTGTCCTCAGCTGCAGTGCAGTGCCTAAAGGCTGGGAAGGGCTTGGCCCCCTGAGCAGGGGGTGGGTCCCCAGACCCCGTGGGCCCCCGAAACCTCGAAGAGGGACCCAGCCCCCATCGCAGGCACCCGGGGCTCCAGGACAGCATGATGGGGTGAGTGCTGTGAGGTGGGCAGGCGGGGTTGGCCTTACTTTCCAGAATACAGCAGGTGGATGTCATCTGGCCTTGTGGCGTTGGGCCCCACGGAGTTCTCGGCCAAGCAGAACACTGCATGGAGGGTGTCTTTGAAACCCTGGAggcagcagaagaatggataagaaagctgtggtacatatacacaatggaatattacccagctattaaaaagaatgcatttgaatcagttctaatgaggtagatgaaactggagcctattatacagagcaaagtaagtcagaaagaaaaccacaaatacagtatattaacacatatatatggactttagaaagatggtaacgatgcaagatagcaaaacagacatagatgtaaagaacagactttgggactctgtgggagaaggcaagggtgggatgatttgagagaatagcattgaaacatgtatactattatatgtgaaatggatcaccagtccaggttcaatgcctgagacagggtgctcagggctggtgcactggatgaccctgagggacgggatggggagggaggtgggagggagggtcaggatgtggaacacatgtacacccatggctgattcatgtcaatgtatggcaaaacccaccacaatattgtaaagtaattagactccaattaaaataaatgaattaaaaaaaaaaaaaaccctggaagGACCAGCGCAGAGGCTCCAGTTATAGGCTGGGAGCATTAGGGGCAAGAAGGATGGTGACCGACTGGAGCTCTCTGACCCacaacagacagacagacagacagacaggtccAAGGAGCAGGGATCACAGCCCCCTGCACTCCCCACCATCCTGGTGGTGGGTCCTAGGGCAGGGTCCCAACAGAGACCAGGCGATGCAGCATGTACCCCAGAAGCGGAGCTGCCTGCTGGGTTCGAGTCTGGGCCCGGCAGCTCCCCAAGGGCCGTGCTAAGCTCCCGCCTCCTATCCATACAATGTGGTCAACGGTCACAGTCCCTAACCATACAAACCTGCTGATCTTTAGCTTTTGAGGTTGGGCTTTTGACTTTGACGACCTTGACCCTTTGCTGTCACCCTGTACCTACACTGAGGTTGAGTACACTAAATCCATGGAGGCACAGTGaccccccacccctcagggtccCTCAGGGCAGCCACAGAAACAGCTGTATGGGTGCACTCCTCACTCCCACGCCCACCACACTCAACTCTGATGTTACCATCTGTTGATCATGCTCACCTAAGACAATTACTATGCTGTTGTTTGCCAAAAGGTGGTTTCCCACCTTTCTGCCTCGCTGTTAGCAACAGCACCAGGAGGCCTGCCTCTGGGAGGCCACTGTGACGATATGACCTGTTCCTATTGGTGTGGACTCTTATTTCATTCTGTGAGTGACGACCCTCATCATGAACTTTGGGGCTCAAATTGAGGCacattccttttcttaaaaaatgagcTACAAGCAGGAGGAATCCGAGGACCACTTCCAACCACCAGCTGATGAACCAGACTTAATTGCCAAGTGGTTCCTCGCCCATAGCAAGGGCCTACCTGCTGGGGCACCGCCCAGCTGCCTGTCCAGATGCCAGGACGGACCCTACATGGGCGCAGTCACcccaaacctgtagctgagacaccATGCAGTGCAGCCATGCGGCCCCCCTGACACTTCCCCATGAGCCCTTTCCAGAGCGCTCCCCGGCCCCTGAGGCCAGGTGTGTCCCTTGCATACTTGATGAGCTCATTAACGGAGGAGGTAGCGGGCCTGGATGAATCCGGGCAGGTGGGCTGGGTGCTGCTGAACGACGGCTGCATGACGCCCCCCAGCACAGTTgagaccccccccccacaccccttAGGCCgagcccctcctcccctcctgcctttCTGCTCCCCTCTTGGGCGTGGCTGGGCAGAAATCATTTGCCAAgatccttttgcttttcttttctctggaagTCTCCCCCTGGGGGCATGCTGCTCAGGGGGTGCCTGTGAGGAAGAGGGGCTTATGCTTGGTGACCGGAAGGGCTGGGCTTTTCAGAGGTGCCTGAAGCAGCTGTGCCGAGAGGTGAGCGGACCTAGACGGCCAGGGCGCCCAGCGCCTCTGCTGCATAAACATGCTCTGCGGTGTCAAAGGGCAAACGTGGGGAACAGCCACCACACTGTTATCGACCAGGCCCCCAGTTCGGGAATTTGGTTCCCATTGTTGGGCTCTCTGAGGCCTGTGTGTCCTGGGTGGGGAGCGTGGGGGCCTCTGGCTGCCCCGGTGTTTGGGCTCTGTGTGGCCGCTCCTGGTATTCCAGGACAGACCCCAGACCTCTTCCACCAAACAGTAACCAGCCCCTCCCCAGACCCCCGCCCTGAGCGTCAGAGCCCAGGGGTGAGCGGGCAGGCAGCCTGCTGCACAGTGCCCTTCCCATTTTGGTCGGGACAGGCAAGGCTCTTAGGACTTAGCGGGGGGCCCATGATGCCAGTGGGCATCAGGCAGAGAGGTGACATGCCCGGGTGGGGTGATGCTCTTGGCGGGAGGAGCCCTGACTGAAGCAAGGAGCCCCGGGGGCCCCAGGGACCCGGCGCGGGAGTGTGGAGGGGGATGGTGCCAGCCACGCAGACTCGGGGGGCTCTGGGGAGGAGGACCAGGGAGGAAGACAGGGCCCCCCCTCACCTGCTTGACGGCAGCTCTGAACGCCCCCAGGACAGCTGCGGCGCCCCCACAGTCCCTCTTCATCCCCGGCATGGTGGTCtgtgggggcaggaaggggcGAGAGAGGTGAGTGGATGCTGACCCCACAGCAACAgtgctccccaccccactccccacatCAGGGTCCCAGAGGCACAGGAGCTGGTGCCAAGTCACCTGAGTGCCTACAGAACCCAGGAAATGCCACTAGTCACCTGAGGATCCTCCAGAAGCAATGAGAAGCCAGAGTCAAATGTACCGGGttgcggcgggggggggggggggggggggtaggggcACGTCCAGCTTGAGCAGAGCTTTGGGGGTTACTGAACAGAACTGTGTGAGATTCAGTGGGGGCTTCCAGAGCGGCCTGGCTCAGAGGCTGAGCTGTGCCCAAGTCAGCCTGGGGGTCTGTCTGCAGCTCCTCCATGTCACGACCTTGACCACCCATCTAGGTTAATGTGAGCTCCTCCTAAATGTCACTGGTCACTGTGAccccatcaatcccactcctgcCCTGAGGGCGCCTGACACCTGCTCGCATTCGCGTTTCCTGGGTGACGGGGTCTAGGGAGGGAGGCGCTGGAGACTGAAGTGTCCTCCTGCCACAGAAGTAAACACCATTTCCGATACACTAGTTGAGGGCAGCTAAGCACTTTTACGGTTTATAGGCTCTCGATGCTAATTGACAGgctcatattttaaattaacaaCAGGTCATCGGATGTAAGGATTTGGGACCGAAATGTACCGATTTTTCTGAGCCCTTATTGGATTACACGAGCCGAGAGTTTTAATGGAAAGTATTTTTAGATATAAACTGAGCTGTTTTTACAATTAAGTGGAGCAAAAATGACTCAGCTAGCACTATTGGAAATAAGCTGTTTTGACCTAACCTGCGAGAAACCACGGGATTGTTTAAACGGAATAATGGGGTCTCAAACCGAGAATCAACCCCCCTGCAGAAAGGTCACATGGAAGATGGCTGGAGATGGCCACTGAATCCCCGTGTCCCTGGACACAGACAGAACAAACGTCCCACCACAAACGCAGGTCCATAGACTGAGTCAGCCTCATGGACCCCACCTGGCATTCCTGTTTTTATCAAAGAAACTATTTCCACGGGAGTGCCTTTGTCACTGTTGGGTTGCTGTTTATACGGATGGGGCAGTGGTGACCTGGTGCCTGTGGGAACTGGTGGTCACTGGACTCATTTCCAGGCCTTTAGGAAATAAGGTGCTGCCAATTTCACCCGAGTCTCCTTGCAGTAAAGCAGTGAAATGATTAACTTTTTGGAAACCTCAACCGTAGAGAAGAGTCATTCCCAGCACCGTCTTGATGGCATGGAAGGGGTGGGAGAGGTCCTGCACTTGCTCCCTGATGCCTGGCGCTCGGCTGTGCTCAGTCGGCTGGAGCCCAGGCAAGAGTGGGCGCCAAGTCCCGAGCTCAGCGAGCCTCTGCTCTCCCAACAACACTGtcctggaggtggggtggggggaaccacTAACAGATTCTGGGGGTCCAGATGCAGGTATATGTGGACATTGTCTCGAAAATGGCCAGGGTGAGCCTCTCACCTCCAGGAGGACAGCTGGCCTCACTTGGTAAAACTGGAgctttcaagcaaaaaaaaaaaaatcaggattttgGAAAACTTGTATCTGCTTCCATGATGGTTTCCTAATATTCAACTTTCTACATGAGATAGATGCTGATATTAATgaatgtgactttttaaaatattgtatgctGGAAAGATGTCAAAATCTGGAGGTTCGGCATAACTCTGTGAACAGTATTTTCCAAATGGCACATACGTGATATCATAAAACCATGCATTCAGACTTCAGGATGGACCCACAGATTTCACTGCGGCAGAACTCACAGGCGTGGCTTCAGATCCCCCATCATAACCAACCTTTCAGAAACTCCCACTTGTCGAGGTTTGGTGTAATAGCAAAGAAGAAGGCCCTCAGTTACCCGAAGAGGGTATTAaaatgcttctcctttttctaaCTGCTGAAGGACTGGggccagattttcttttttatatttcaacTAAAACGTATTGCGAAAGACtaaatgcagaagcagatatgTGATCACAGCTGTCTTCCACTAAGGCAGACAGTAAAGAGAGCTGCAGAAATGTAAAACGGTGCCACTCTTctggttaatttcttcttttcattttggaaaatacagttCTATTCATAAGACTGCATTATTTACAGTGGCATGCAATGGGGTCATATTGgtctttttaatgaattaataactATCTTTAAATTTTCCCAGTTTTAATTTCTAGTAGACAGCTAGCAGACATCGCCCTCATAAATAAAATCTCTTTCAAGATCAGTCTTTTTCAGAGTGGAAGAAGTCCTGAGATGAACATATCTGAGGCCCCTTGATTCACACTGATCCTGATTTGCcttgaaaatctttgaaaatagcCAGGACTATTCCTGCAAAATTGGGAGAGGGTGCCACCAGCAAAATGACTAACCCTCAGGAAGCCCTGCTTCTCACTCCACCCTCCAACAAGCCAATGTCCGAATGAGCCCACAAATCCATCCCCCCAAAACGCAACTGCTAAAGGGGCAACAGCCCCTATCAAGGGTGTGGGGTGAGGGTCAACACCAGGTGTTAAGAATTTAAGAACAATAATAAACCAGACTAAAAGCTGAGTTGGATCAGAAAGAATgctgatcactgaagaactgatgctttcaaatggtggggctggagaaaactcttgggtgtccgttggactacaaggagatttaactagtcaatcctgaaggaaaccaaccctgaatattcattggaaggactaatgctgatactccaatactttggccattttatgcaaagagccggctcattggaaaagactctgatgctaggaaagattgaatgtagtaggagaaggggacgacagaggatgagatggttggaaggcatcaccaactcaatggacatgaatatgagcaaactccaggagatagtggagaacgaaggtgcctggcgtgctgcagtccctggggtcacaaagagttggacacgacttagcagctgaacaacaacaaaagcttgtTTGCTTGTTGTCATCAGTGGTAAAAGTATTCCTCCAGAAGAAACCCTGTTGTTGGTTGAAGTGAGTGCTTACCATATAAATAAAAGATTCAGACCTGCCTGTCTTAACTCTTCCTCCTTCCAGAAACATTACCCTATGTGGACACTAATCACTGCCAGGGGCACAGACTCCTCAAAGCACTCTGCTTCTGAGTCAGGCAGGCTCTGGTGGTGGCCGGTGTCCACGGCACCTCTGACAGTGAGTTCCTGCCTTCGGATGGTGGATTCGGCATAAACCCCAGGAGCAGTGAGCCATGCTGCTGCCCAGTCTAGGGGAACCACTAGGGCTGTGCTGTATAAGACATTTATACTCCACAGATGTTTGAAAGCTGCTGGAGTCCATCTCAAAGAACAGGAAACATGGACACTGACGATTGGGGATTTTCTTGGCAAGTGGGGTCTTTTTTGGTCTCTACCGAGGGACCCTTCTGTTACAGTGTTTCCCTGAGTATTCGTGTATCAGTTGCTTCATGTGACAGAAAGTCTTCAAAATTAAAGTTAATTGTGCTCTTTTGGATCAACTTTGAGTGCAGAGACTGACAAACCTGGCACCTCCATCTAGCGAACATAAACATGTGAAGAAGAGCAATGTGACAGAGTCACTGACAAATCGGCAGAAGTGAAGGCTGGATGGCAGGGCTGTGACCCTGGCGTACATCACCACGAGAGAACGACATGGAGGCGTCAGCTTTTTCTGTCAGAAATTACTTAATGCTATTTACAAGTGTTAACTGATGACTGTTTTCTTTATCCGTACTataatgctcataatattttactGCAGATGGTCACAAAGACAGTGGGCATCACCCTAggaccttttcttcttcttctccagaTTTTCTGTGTCCTGACTCACTGCAGGCATGAACTGTCTGCCCCTTGGAGGGGATGGGGCCCCAGGGCCTCCCTCCTGGATGCCCCAACAACTTGCTCTTTCCTCTGACACCTGAGAAGGGGCCGCCCTTCCCCTGCCACATCCCCCCAGCCCTGGTCCTGCACCTCACCTTCCCCTTCATGCTGAGACCCCCGGTATCGTAGACGATGCCCTTGCCCACCCAAGCGATGGTCTGGGTGGCTCCGTCTGGGGTGTGGCTGAGGACGGCCAGGGCCGGGGGATGGATGGCGGCTTTGCCAACACCGTAGATTCCTAGGGAAAGCACAGGACTCATCAGTGAGGCTCAGGCTGGGCCGAGTGGAGGACTCCTGGGAGTCCCTCAGAAACATTGCTCTCCCCACAAACAGCTGCTGGCCTGTGGGCGTTCCTCTGGGCCTCAGAGCCTGGCCATGTGAACCAAGTTCCCCGCCCTCTCCTGCTCCTGGCCACTGTGGAATTGGGGGATGCAGTTGAGTTCTATGTGAAGTAGTGTTAGGCAAGAAGACtcgctcaggaaaaaaaaaatattgtatcatTCCCAGAAAGCAGCAAACAGGACTGCAGAATGAAGGGATTTTGGACAATGCTTCAAGGCTGTTCCAGCCCTGCTCACCCTCCCATCACTGACCCCTCCATGCACTCAGCGGGCACCTCCCTTTCCCAGCTCACTCCTGCTGCTGCCTTGCTGTCAGCTTACACGCCCCAGCTTCTTGAGAAAACCATGGCTTGCTGTGGGCAGAGCCCACGCCTCAAGGTCCCCCTGATAATCTAACCGAACAATCTTAGCAACCAGCGCAAGAGCCAGCAATGGCAGCCTGACAAACTCCTAGTCATCCTGCAAGACCTGCTGCAAATGTCACCTCTGTGATGCGTTCCCTGACAGGACTGCCTCCAGCTGCAGCTGGCTTACGTGACTGTGATAGGCAGCTCGAACAAGCCCCCACGGATCCCCTCTGGGCACTCATGATCCACTCACTCGTggatcctctcccctcccccatgagGCGGGACTGCGTGTCTCAGTTTCTCGGGATGTGGCAGGAATTGTCCAAGAGGAGGTTACAGAAACAGAACTGGCCTCTATGTTGTGTGCTTTCTTCTCTCTTGCTCAGAGACCTCTCTGAGAGAAGCTGCAGCCACGTTACAAGCTGTTCAAGGACAGGCCCACACGATAAGGAACAGCCAGCTAGGCCCCTGATGGCAGGGCCATGAGTGAGCCTTGCTGGGAGCCTGTCTTGGGCCCTGGTTGAGGCTTCAAATGACTGCAGCCCCAGTTAACACAGGTATCAAGGCCTGGAGAGACCCTGGGCCAGACCCAGCTAAGCCACACCCAGTTCCCCACCCACAGACCTGCGCGGGAAGGATGGTGTTGCTTTCAGCTGCTGCCTTCTAGGGTAACTGGTTTTGCAGCCACAGATAACAACCACAGTGACCTTCCCAACCCTGTTCTAGTTGTCATTGCACCTTGGTgcctgggaggtgggaaggatggGCCTGGCAGTCAGGGAGGGCTCTCTGAAGAAGTGGTCTGTGAGATCATATTGGGGGAGAGTATCACAGGGAGGAAGAGCCGCGAGAGCACGTCTTGATGGGGATGTGAGCTTGTGTATTCGAGGAACAGAAAggccctgctgggctggcctgggGAGCAGGGGAGCAGCGCGGGGGAGGCTGCTGAGGGGGCGGACGGGGAAGGACTTGGACCCTGCGGCTTCCAGGATCTGAATCAGGATCTGAATCGCTGCCTCCTCTTTCCCCCGGGGATGGGCTGCTTCCCAGGATCTGGCCTGGGGGCTGGACACATGCGGGTTTCCTGTGGGGTGAAGCTCGGGACAGCACGACATGTGGCCTGGcaaccccccaaccccccaggtACCCCAGGCCTCTGCTGAGGCCAGGACCCAGGAGGACtggcccccacccacctccaaaTCCTCTCGCCTTCAGCTCCTCATCCCGGATAACGGTTGGGACGATCCCCAGTTCTTTTCCAACTTTCTTAATCTCCTGGATGCGTTcatggaaaaaacaacaacacacaacACGTGAAGATGGCTTAAAATGAGGGTGAGGCCAGGGACAGGGGTGAGCAGATGCCTTGTGGTGGGAGAGGGGTGGGCCGGGAATCTGAGGCCCTGACTCTCGGCTCTAAGCATGATTAAACCCAGGAGAGGAGGTTTAATCACCTCCAAACTCTGCGATTTCCTGTAGCTCATGGCTCGAGTCCTGCATGGGGGCCTCAAGGAGGAGGTTGTGTCCTCCCTCCAACCCCGGCTGAGGCCT from the Dama dama isolate Ldn47 chromosome 23, ASM3311817v1, whole genome shotgun sequence genome contains:
- the NPEPL1 gene encoding probable aminopeptidase NPEPL1, which produces MANVGLQFLASAGDADPQSRPLLLLGQLHHLHRVPWSHVRGKLQPRVTEELWQAALSTLNPNPTDSCPLYLNYATVAALPSRVSRHNSPSAAHFITRLVRTCLPPGTHRCILMVCERSDAFASACALARAFPLFTHRSGASRRPEKKTVMVEFFLVGQDNGPVEVSTLQCLTSATEGVRLAARIVDTPCNEMNTDTFLEEIKKVGKELGIVPTVIRDEELKARGFGGIYGVGKAAIHPPALAVLSHTPDGATQTIAWVGKGIVYDTGGLSMKGKTTMPGMKRDCGGAAAVLGAFRAAVKQGFKDTLHAVFCLAENSVGPNATRPDDIHLLYSGKTVEINNTDAEGRLVLADGVSYACKDLGADIILDMATLTGAQGIATGKYHAAVLTNSAEWEAACVKAGRQCGDLVHPLVYCPELHFSEFTSAVADMKNSVADRDNSPSSCAGLFIASHIGFDWPGVWVHLDIAAPVHAGERATGFGVALLLALFGQASEDPLLNLVSPLGCEADAQEGDAERDSKRRRLV